aagatatcttgagggatatcttggagacatataagacttatccaagacaagggtttgatttagtctacttgccttcaagatatctacaattctcttttaagacaatcggttgctacttgggcatACCTATTATGAATtaatagatttaaaataaattacggaaggcacattaagccgttagtcccggttacttcgTATGAAAGTACATAGTCGTCAGGGGACGTCGTGAGGCTCAACCCTttcagggttgctgaggttggtaatccacaccaCCCACgtgatagaagaaaaagaataaatattattattagtctaTTAATCTTAAGTTAGTAAAACACTGAATGGAGGTTGGTCTTTTCAACCAATATGAAAGTTCTTCTGTGATAAAATAATGTAGGTTATTAAGTCAAGAAAAATATCATAATTGTACGTAatgtgtaatgttatttttcgatttggaggtccgggttcggttcccggtggggacattaccGATATTTgcgagactatcctttgtttggtaaagaatTTGCGTGCTTGaatcgtccgaaaaagtaggaagattccgtgcttcagagggtatgttaagacgttggtcccggctattagccgtaaaaacgcgtcaaccaacccgcagtggagcagcgtactGGAGTatctccataccctctccggtcgatggcggggaggcctgtgcccagcaatgggacgtatatgtgggctgtttgtgttatgttaatgttattgttaaagATGGTGAACACAGCTGCTAAGCTTCTATCGCGATCTGTGAGCCAAAGGGTGCAGAAAGGCATGGATCTTAATGTTGGAAAAGTAACATTGCCGCACCTAAGAAGTACAAGTAAGTACAATAAGCAAATCACGATACTTGGAAATTAAATCCAGTTAAATTCGAAACTATGATGAGAAAGGAAGAAGAGAAAAGTGAGAAGAAGAACAGAGAAGTGGTATGTTCATTGTAGTAAGCGGAATCCCGTGGTCTTTACCTACCTTAACTGGGAAAAGGGCCTGatcttgtatgtatgtatgtgtttggaGGTTCTGAGAAGTCATTTCACAGTTACTACGTGAAaaccggccataggatgggtgaccacaaaaaaaaagttttcatctcgagctcctccgtgcttcggaaggcacgctaagccgttggtcccggctgcattagcagtggttaataaccatcaatccgcactgggcccgcgtgatggtttaaggcccgatctccctatccatccatagggaaggcccgtgcctaagcagtggggacgttaatgggctgatgatgatgatgataatgtgaAAACCAGTGCATTCATCCTACTTGTACTACGCGATCTTCAAAGAGATAAAAGTTACGTAGCACAAAGTGGGTGGTATTAACATTTTCAATTGCaatactataaacaaatatcGTATagtcgctaaggagtttttctaaaaaagtaaaagaaccATGTTCTAAATACGTacacattaagttatgtagatagtagaTAGTACCAGTTCGTTCTCACAAATtcagatgttatggctgttcaaataaagtgcaatatcggttgtacaatGTCATTACACGCAGTCTTGCAAAAAGATGCGCCAGGtacacttttttacagaaattggTTGTTTATTTGTTGTACGAGatcattttcaataaaattcaATGGATGCGCACATTTGGTGACAACGCAACAAGTTTCGCATTATTAAACTTGCTTATAAAAACGTGAATCTTTTGAGACATTTAAAAAATTTTCAGACTTTGTTTCGAAAATGATCGGTAAAATAAGAGTTCGGAAAAtctttaataaaactaaaaatactaaacCAACCAAAAGTAATGGTATGCCAGTGCATTAGCGCTTAAATAACTTATCTAAACATCCCTTAACGTTGGCTCTTACTATCATATTTTGGAAGCATTCTCCCTTAGAAGAATCGTTTTGTATACCTTTTccctaagtaagtaaatattgttttttcatTACCAGTGGAATGGGGTGAAGCAGTGGAAGGGTTGGCGGAAGGTGTGGTGAACAACCGCATCAGCGGAGACTGTCCGGACGTGCGGCGAACTTGCGAGTTCCTGTCTCTGAGGGTCCTGCGCTACCTGCAAGCGGAGATGAAGAATGAAAAACAACGAAAGGTTAAAATTTCCCAGACAACTTTTGCAAAATCTCGaagtatcatcattatcatcagcccattaacgtccccactgctggggcacgggccttccctatggatggatagcgagatcgggccttaaaccaccacacgggcccagttcggattggcggttattaacgactgctaatgcagccgggaccaacgacttaacgtgccttcggaagcacggaggagctcgagatgaaaacttttttttttgtggtcacccattctatgaccggcctttgcgaaagttgcttaacttcaacaatcgcacaccgagcgcgttaaccgctgtgcCATCGAGCTCCTCGAAGTATACCTACTTGCTATTAAACATAACGACTAGTTCactacaattagtgattatatttcaataagtatagaaaacattttacaatagctttaatgcgcggtacgagttagatctgtcaaaactACACAGCCAATGTTGTGACTTCATTAGCGTATTTGTATCAGTCGAGATAAGgccgatcgattattttctatccaACATTACCTACATAGATTTGTCTATGATAatagcctccatggtctagtggttaaagcattcggctcacgatctgcagatccgagttcgattcccaatggagACAATGTCAAATAgggaatcacctgactgtctgaaatagattattccgtgcttcagaaggcacgttaagacgtcaGGTAgctacttatttacttaaagaTGTAGTCTGTACATGAACCATGTCGGTTTTAGGCAGTGAAGTTTGGAAAGGTTGCCTAATGCCTTGATCACACCTACCGAGTGGACGGGCGAGATAGTGCGCTCGGCCAAGTACTCGGTGTGTATGAACATCACGCCGAGTCCACGGCCGAGCTACTCGACCCCTGTTCTATTTGCTAGGCCTCGCGCTTCCCCGCACTGTCTCGTCCGTCCACTCAGTAGGTGTGATCAAGCTATAACACGCGAACACCGCCGAGATGCATCGCTACAAAATCCGCGTCGTGTGAAAAAAGCCTTATAATAAACATTGACAGAAGAAGAAAATCTAAGTAAATCGACGGTAGATATACCTACTAAGACACTTCTTTGACATTCACAGAAGAGCATTGCGGCTGGAGGTACCGGAGCGTCATTCAGCGAGGAGCCAGAACCTCAACAAGACTTCTACATTCCCGGTTCAGCCCCACCGTTGCCATTAGAGATTCCAGTAGATCAGCCTCCAGTAGAAgaagccgccgccgccgccccgccaCCTCCTGATCCCAAACCAACAAAGAAATAAGATAGTTGCTACATGTTACACTTTCTTGTTTTAcagttttgaatttggaattcgaattatttttaatcagCTATTACTAAAATTTTGCGATCTCgatattaaagttttatttgttgaattttttaattcgagtttttttcttatttttattatattatattgttgttaCATTATCttcaataattttgtttttttttgctaatTAGGCTAAATGGACTTAAGTGAAATCAAACTGTTCCATAACACATTTTTAATTGTGCAAGAATTTGACTTGGATTATtgacaaaagtatttatttatctcaGTATGGTACAGTCCGTACGGTAAGAAGACTTAGATGTGCCGTaccatatttatttcaaaatacacaCGGCTAAATATAAAATTCGAATATGTTTGGCTGTTGGTACCACACTGGACGTCAAACCACTCTCTATCAATAGACTGGACGGGGGGTTTATGAGGCACTTCCCAGTACGTTCCCTAAGGAaaataatagatggcgttgtctaAAACTGCCTTCGTTAAACCTCGTTCTATAGAAATGTAAAGTggtttaaccctttcaccgccaaagtctgatatatcagacatttcAGTTTCGTGCCCTCGCCGCCAAagtctgatatatcagacaaatattttttaccaatttaactgtattttttcttatcGTTATAATATCTAAGGACACATGCATTCGTTTTTCAGACAGTTTATAGTTTAGTCATTtgaaaaatatcaatttcacaatgtattacaatgttatttaaataataaatcattaaaaacAAACCATAACCATAACCACCGAAAATAGCTATAGATAATATATTTCtgaaatgatttatttactaCAAATTAAAACATCTATATTCAATATTGCCAACACTAGTAAATCAACCATGTTTAATGTCGTGGCGTGTGGTGAACGTTTTTGATCAAAACTCTTGGCGCTGAAAGGGTTAATATGATTTACTTTTGAGTAATTGGATCGGTGGGTATGTGCAATTGCACATACTGAGTTCCGATCGGTACATATATAGTTGATCCGCTTAAGTTGGTCGAAGTGGAATAAGGGGTCATTTCCTAGATTTCAGACCTACTTATGCATCTGTTATCCCTATTGGGTAAAAAATTAAGGTACGTTATTCtttcgtgtgggatgtgaggtcgGGATCAAGGACAACTTTATCAACCCTTCTGTCATATGTTTTATTAACTTTGCTCGATCTTTCATGGAAGTCAACAGTCATTAGGTATACAAGAGCACCTACTTAATGCTACGAGAAAGGTAGGTGCTTGCCTAAAGGGCATCATTTTGGGTGAAGTGCTAAAACGTGATCGGCGTTCGATACCACGCACTTATCTACTTAAAGCTTCTTTTAACAAAGTTGTTCAAGAGGTAGATAAAAGGAGCGAAAGTATTTTGACCGGCAGAAATATAATAACGAGGGTAATTTTCTGTAGGTACGGTTCCCTGAGCGGCCACGCAGCGATATTCCTTTGATACCTTTGATGATGGGTTAGTATTTTTTCCATCGAAAATGTTTTCTCACTAATAACTTTCTTACCTTAAACCTACCTACTGTAAAAGTAAAACTTGTCAAGATTTGACGATGAATAACAAAGAATACCTATAGAAAGAGAAAAATGTTTTGtcgaataaaaatatgttataatCAAGGAGCAACGGAGGTCTATGTCGAACATCAGGGACCTAAAAGCACtaagtataaaaactttttgcgCATTATTAACAGGTGCTAACTGGCCACTAACAAATATATCAACCAAAGAGTCCCGAGTCCCGACGTTTATTTCGTTGAATTACATTCAAATATCGAAATATGTCAGATAGTGTCAAAATTTCGGGAACAATGTAAGGACTGAAAAAATTCAACACTCAACAACCTCTACTTTGGAACCTTTAAGCGCcgtcaaattttaaaaaaacgcCGTTATGCAGCTACTCCACGACCACCAGACACTCTTAGCCACAGTTCGGGATATAAACGTGATGAGCAGTGCCATGGCGACGAAGGATGCCACGTCGGATAGCTTCGAGGTAACAGCTTTATCATCAGAcaaggtttccaggatttgtgataGGCTCGCTCTCATGGAACTTATAGTTGACAAGGATTGGGTGTCTACTTCTACTATATACTTATGCCTGCCTCTTCGAGGAcacaggcgtaatgctatgtCAAAGTTTTggtaacattatattttagtcGCTAGTCCGTCGTCGACTTTCTTGAAATTATCGATCATTCCATTAGAATGAGAAATATTGATGTGACGAACATTTGactgatataaaaatataacacggtttttagctttctagTAAATTGCGGACCTGTAGGAAAGTAGGCAAGTAATTTGGTATCCCCGTTTCCCTTATAAAACacttgcttcttcttcttctatcgtgtgggttgtgaggtgggtgaccaacctcatcaaccctggtggcagggttattattgaactgccaaaggcccttgacgtgactcaagtaatgactacgtacttacattagtaagtagtaaccggggacaacagcttaatgtgccttccgaagtacggataatcttacttctGGAGAATTAGGTGGACATTGGCTTCAAGCTAGTAAGCTAGCTTTTGTCAGAATTCGGCCCTACTAGCCACAGCTACTGGCACAAATTTtccaattacttacttattgagATGCTCAGAACAGTAAGATGCCTTCAATGACAGATGACATAATGAATTACGAAGGGATCGGAACGGAACTAATGGAATTCAAGATATTTTCGTCTAGAGCCACCAATTACGAAGTCAATTGCCTACCTATAGTTGCCGATAACTTTTGCCTTGGTTCGAAAAATATGGAAATGATATTTGTTCAACTTTGTATGAAATGTTATTGTTACTTTCGACGCCCGTAGATTGGCTTATAAATAGCCAACTGAATAGAAATGCCTCGGGCTATATTCTAAAGGGCAACACGTGTAACCTCAAACAGACGGGAAAGGCAAAGTACACGACATCCCCAAACACCCAGACAGAAATATCAGGTTTTGATATATAGGTACATTGATTAGTACTCAAGAATCAAAATAACACGCAGTTCTTCACAATACAAGTAACTCTGATTTGATGCTTAAATGGTTAATATACACAtgtttctattttcttaatgtccctTGACAAtccaaacgaatgctaattgcCTTGTTcacaaacataaaatcaatgatATGTTCGGAAtttaaattctgatacacgataaatctaataattgataatCATACCTATTACCTGTAGGTATCTCCACATTATTAATACTTTAGAAAATAGGCATGCATGGGTGATTCTAAATAAGAAACGAATAAAGCAGTCTTAGTAACAACCGTGTTTGATTGACGCACCGACTCCAATCATCTTTGACATGGCGCAGCCGataggatattttaaataaattagtgTTAATGGGGAACAATTGAACTCCTGCATGTCGAGTGACAGTGACAATACGATGAATAGTATGGTGATCATTATCTCGCCTGTATCTGTAAATCATCATGTTGGATTTGACACAAGTAGACCTTTACAACATGCCCGGGATGACGCAGCAACTAAAGTTTATTACCTCCAAAACTTTGCACATGTAAAAACAATCAGTTTGAACACAAAAAAATTGAAGATCCCTAAAGTAGGTGAAACCTGtcatatcctcgtaaggcccggatttccagacacaatagttaaacaatgggatttggattttaaaaggactttgggccttacgaccatataggacacctgtagggctaacatgcgcaacgatTATTGATCGATTCAATACgtacattttgtcgaaatctaTGAGTTTCTTTTTTcgcctaacatgcgtgccacgtgatctTGTTCGTATTTTGTCAGAACGAATTATTTGGGTTTGGGTTATTAGCACCAATGCACAAAACGACACAATTATATcgccagaatcgataaaatggccGTGACAAAATTTATCACAATCAATGTTATTTTCCTTCTTATTTTTACTCCTATTCCAACAGACATAATTTGAGCACCTTCAGTTACACTTGTCGAAGCCAAAAGGattattaaatgaaaattaCCTTAGAGTTCCTTTCCCGATGTTTTAACGAGTGTGCACCTACGGGACGACTGGCGAGTCGAGTGATTGTTACTACGAATATATTGTGGGTATAACTACCTTCACTTCACTATTATTTATCGGAAGGCGACCTACAATAGTCACTGTCAGGCGAAATGTAAATCGCgacattttgattttaattaagtattttattactgGATTCCATGTTGctgataatgttaatttggagGTTTATTCTCTTTTTGTTTACACCTTTTTTCCCACGTCACGATGAGCAAAACTTCATAGTTGCTGATCGTAGCTACCTGAGTTGGGAATTGTATATGCGTAGATAAACTTCCTACtcttataaaataacaaaacgtcTGGCCGCCCCAGGCTTTAAGTTTACTGAAATAATAACTCACAACTACAACACATAATATGAcctcacgactgtatcctaattggggtattcagaggtGCGATacgctgcaaaagtccaatcagtttcttgcaaagtaataaattaactggttgcacttaagacctcctggttacatgtcgtttatgttatagaccaaaaacataatatatatattttataattatgacaagttTACAAATAGTTCGCTGGGCTTAGTGACTGAActttcatccatcgcaagatgaacttagtacaaACATCTCACCGAGtattccgttagaccaacgtgataggtggtgacccgTATCACCGTCTACAATTGTCTAGCCAACTGTTTtgatgaaaactgcacttatgatatAAATTAACAACTAATTGGCGCAAGTCCGGAACCGAGATTCTCGAGGGCTCGTTAAGGTAAACAATGTTGTTGGTTCGAACCcgtgctccccgtttgagaagcaagccagtgtaccacaagaccacagtgactgaGACAGTCACTGACTGTCTGTCTATTAGTCTGTGTCAGTGACTGTTGGtactacacctcacaacccacacgatagaagtgacTGAGCATAACTCACCAAATTAAAATTACCGTATTTATTGATGCAGGTGAAAGAAAAGAGGTCGTCAGACGCATCACTGCTGCTGATGAACCCGGTAGCGAGCGGAGACAACGTGGCGACCGGGCTGAACTCCACTCACAAGCTGAAGGATGAACTGCCATCGCTCGTGCCCTGCTGTGAGGGGAGGGAGTTGCAGGTACAGTTATATCACTCCTGCGAATCACATTCAAGGTGAGAGTGACACCGTACCAAATACTggaagggatgattcagctcatgattctgagttactatcaagtgggatttcccGCCGCAAAAATcttgatatgttttttttaaattattttcaattccctACTTTTGATACTTGAAACTTTGGACCAACGCACACAGAGTAATTACCTTGAGCTTTGCGGGCCCGTGAGCGGGAGTTTAAAGAAATCGCGCCGCTGCATACCTACCGTGATTTCAGTGGGCTTATCAGTTGCTACAggaattagggcttctctatacttaccatcaggcatagtgaGCCAACATAGGTACTTgaccattataaaaaaaaaatcgaacatCAGAAACACATCCTGGCCCCCGATATCACAGATTCGTGAATATAATGATACGGTTGATGAATATGaacgcaagagaagtgtgtaagaaacgaagcaaatggaatttaaaTGTGTGAAATAGGcggaagtttatgtatgtatgtatcattaatgaacggcctccgttgttgagtagttgagcgttgggctcacgatccggaggtcccgggttcgaatcccggtggggacatatcacaaaaatcactcttgtgatccctagtttggttaggacattacaggctgatattgtccaaaaagtaaggtgatccgtgcttcggaagacatgttaagcagttggtcacggtcattacttactgatgtaagtaagtagtctttacatgagccatgtcagcctttggcggctcaacaataaccctgacaccggggttgatgcggttggtgattcgcctcacaacccacacgagaggagaTTAATGAAACGGCATTTTATCTTCCATGCGGACAAAACAATAAGCCCGCGAACGATTCTTTAAGACCCTGTCTATCACACACTGGTTACTAAGTATAGCGGAGATAAGCAAGGGTTTATTCGCGGTTCGTTCGGAATCCAAATAAGGTTTCTGTCGAACTCTCTTGATTGATGAAGAATCGACCGAGGGTCAGTTTTTGTTCGCCAAGAAAAGCGGTACCCATATTGAAACTGGACACTGATTAAATACGGATCCTTTCGGAAAGTGTTTCGTCTAAGAGTTCCCAACGGGACAACTGACCCGTGTAATTTCAACAAGTGCGAGCAAAACACGTTACTAGCGTCTGGTCTCTTCAATACATTTTAGATTTAGTATCAATGCACGTCGTGTCTTAtgaggaagtgaaggaattggtctttgatagacaagaatgagaatgctacaccgataagagcgtggctcttagggtggtattaataaactaatctcagctttgagactgccctcatgatcatgtcaatgtgacagttcttaataaaacagggacttgagcatgatcttgagggcagtctcagctgagattgatttattaataccactcttaaATTTATGATGATCAATGCAACTGGGGAAAGCAACCGCAGAAAAGTGTTAGTCTATTTCGCCATGGCCATATAATTAATTACGTTGGAACGGACGCAAACCTACACTTACCTACCGGTTTTTACGAGACGTGCTCAGGAAGACAAGCGGCTTAacacgttattttttttaatcctttCAGTCCAGCGCAGTAGAAatttaagtacagtcatgagcaatataatgtacccactttaggactctgtcgcactaacatatttgacatttagtgagacttacagttcaatttgtcaaaaaagttaatgtgacatggtaccaaagtatatacatattaatgctcgtgaccgtactttcaATTATGAACTTAGATAAGTATTAGGCTGCTTTTCCATCATAGCTGTGCGAGTAAAATGTGTCGTACGAGGATGTGTAGCTGTGCTGTGGAAATGTGTAGgggtttccaccagagctgtgcgaggtaaATGTCTCGTACGATGAAGTGTAGCGGAGCTGTCAAAATGCGCAAATATGCGATGCGAGGATGCGTTACGAAGCTGTGAAATCGTCGCAAATCTCGCAACATATTCCTCGCAACACATCCTTCGCACAAATTTTTCGCTTGTTTTGTATGTACGTATAGAATGACCTCGCTTCGCTAAAACCTTTCCCACCAGAGCTCAGTTGAGCGAGGATAGGAAAATGAAGTGATTCTATCGGTGGTTTTTTTCCTTGCACACCGCTTAGTTACCTcgctctggtggaaaagcaaGCTTACAATTGAAAGCAGGCTTGTTTATCGTTTGCATTTTTTCTCTTTCAAGTTTCATCTCTGAAGTGTGATCGCAATCGTCCTAACGTGAAACGTAATGCCTGAAACACTTTGCATTTCTCGGGGTCTCAGCTTTCACCTATTTATTTGTACGGATGATCTCATTTCCATTCTCTTTATTCGATCGTGTTTATTCATGAGATCATGAGGAATAAATGCGACCTTCGTTACTGAATATTTAAGGCACTGTCGCAAAGGGCAATTTGAAGCAAAATAGACTTGAATTCTGAATAAGTGGGTAACTTCTGAATGCTGCGATTATGAGGATCTGGCGTGTTGCAAACGCTTTTGAGACTGTGGATTGGCATGCGAAGTCTTATTTTAGGAATAATAGGACCGAATTAAATGAGACGTCTCGAGATTTGAGTGTTATTATAGATAGGTACTTGACCCTATGTCTTAGTCCCGCAGCCGAATCAATTTATAAACTGTTACATTATTGATGCGATTGGGAATCAACTTTCAGTagcaaaatacaaacaaatatactttattgcaccaaataaaaataagtaattacaaaagactcatGGCAaacggcggccttatcgcttaatgcgatttcttccagacaactttCAGGCGaggtaaaaattgaaagattgcgggtacaaagtataagtacaacttaccaataaatacatgcaaataaatacgtaacatacgtacatatataaataGCATGCTGTCGGTTTAACGCGTGAGACTTAACAATTAATGGGCCAATTATTTGgctattcaataaataaagtatttctatTGGCTATTAGTAATAGGTCGTCACCAACCGTATCTTTATTTGTGTCTATTATGCAGATCAATGAAGAACTGGTGCGTACGGGTCTGTCGGCGATCTCTGTGAAGCACGACAACAGCGTGATCCAATGTTTGAGCATGTCACGCGCGTGCGAGAAGATGCAAGTGCAGCCCGGGCTCGTTAAGGTATTGTTGAGAATATATGCCCGGCTATTTATAGATTGTCTGGGCAAAGTGCGGTTAACAAGTACGAGAGGAATGAAAGACCTAGGGGTTGCAGTCCAGGTAGGGGAAGTGCTCAtaccaccatcccccttttatcttcggacttccagacgtatgGTCGGGTTCCATCCCTAAGAAATAGATACTTCTGACCACAAACTTACTTTACGGTAACGATTCAGTGTGAATGGGAGAACTATAGTATAGGTCATAAACATAGGTGTCGACAACCGAACTCATCAATCCTGGTTACCTGTGGAGGCTAATCAAGTAAAATATCTAATAttctattagaaagaaagaaaatatgcCAAAAAACAAATAACTACTTACGTCTACTAGTACTAATCCAAATACCCTCAAATTGAATGGTTGTACGCAGCATCGCAACTCGTTCCGGAGTCTCCACCGGCCGGACCTGAAGCGAGTTCCGTACCTGCGCCGCATGACTCCGGATGAACTGGAGACGCTCTTCAGAGGATACGCTGACATCCCCGGCTGTCGGTCCAATAAGAATGGTATGACGGGTACTTAGTTTGAAAAGACCAAATTGAAAGAACGAAAACTCATGGACCGCGAAGTCCTTTCAATTTGGTCTAAGATTCAGACTAAAAATCCATACGACTACATCACAACTTTTGTTACTTTAACCCATAATCTATCCATCTTGGTTCCCTTTTTCCCTGGCTCAATAAATCGGAATTATTTGAGGTCTGTCCTCCAAGCCACTGTCCTGAGACGTTTTAGGTTTTATGCGACGCGCGGCCAAGCGAATAGAACGTTGAATTCCACTGAGGTGACCAGATGCCAATTGTTTAGTCAGTCAATTGCCGATTAAGTATACCTGTCCTGCTTGGGCCCTGCTACGATGAATGGGTTATCCTGTCATCAGTCGCTCTCAGGAGTATGAAttcaaatttataaaatgtaattcagtaggtacctagttcAGAGCCTGAGCCAGGATAGGAACTCATGGCACTACTCATTGTACTCATAGATATCATATTACCTACATAAGATCCCCCGAGATCAACGTAAGTACAAACAGAGAACACGAAACTAAAAGATAATAATAGTAGCCAAACTTTGAGCGATTTTCCGTGGGTCGACACAAAATTGTACCCTTGAggtttccacttgatataaaaccACATGGGACTTCAAACTTTGCTGTCACGTTATCCGCTCTCATACAACCTTACAATAAAACCGCTTTTTATCGTTTTACGGATTACCTCggaggcgtgggtactttgttcGTCATGCAATGATGTACCTTCCTctcgactatcccaattgggaatatagtcatgaacttatgtatactagcccaaacacgttcaccaaaccgcagtggagcagtgtgcgTGAGTTTACTTCATAGATAATAGGTACCCTAGATGGTTGAGTCTCACTTTAATGTAAATGGCCGTAAGGAAGCGGGGGCGGAGTGtttgtctccctcgcacttacacGGTAAAGTGTTCTTTACCTTCGGAACGAaatttttgtattataatattgcAGAAAATCGTGATGAGGCGAGAAATACTCCAGAAGAGAATCACCGATCGAGGGAACCGAAGAAGGAAGCTAT
The Pectinophora gossypiella chromosome 2, ilPecGoss1.1, whole genome shotgun sequence genome window above contains:
- the LOC126375665 gene encoding uncharacterized protein LOC126375665, which gives rise to MQLLHDHQTLLATVRDINVMSSAMATKDATSDSFEVKEKRSSDASLLLMNPVASGDNVATGLNSTHKLKDELPSLVPCCEGRELQINEELVRTGLSAISVKHDNSVIQCLSMSRACEKMQVQPGLVKHRNSFRSLHRPDLKRVPYLRRMTPDELETLFRGYADIPGCRSNKNENRDEARNTPEENHRSREPKKEAIGPDDGNTAIALHPIPETRSGAEDVPAGMRLHGARARLYTSVLAGAKAGDQLDSIQTNEEYDHRVPDEPLPEDEVQLNEELQIILPPRCDDVTAESSTTTTTTNNTDISIS